The Sinorhizobium alkalisoli genomic interval CGACCGACGTGGACCAGCAGGCGAAAACCATCGAGAAGGCGATCGAGCTGGAGGATTTCCGGGATCCAGGAAAGCTCTCGGCATTCCTCGACCGCTTCACGGCGATTTGGGAGATCGAGCATTCATCCGACAGTTACGACCCGCTCGCAGTATTCGGTTCCTCGAGTGGCTACGGCATCTCGGCCGACCTGCTGCTGTCCATCAATAACCTGAAACTTGGGGGGCGCTGACGTGCAGACCGGCCTCTATGTCGCGCTTTCGTCGCAGATGGCGCTCGAAAAGCGCCTCAACACGCTTGCGGACAATATTGCGAATTCCAACACCGTCGGCTTCCGCGCTACGGAGGTGAAATTCAACCAGGTGCTCGGCGACACGAAGCCCACCAAGGTCTCCTATGTGTCGGAAGGCGACGAATATCTGAGCACCACCAGCGGCTCGCTGGCGCGGACCGGCGCCACGCTTGACTTTGCCGTCCGGGGGGACGCCTGGTTCTCGATCGAGACGCCCGCCGGTCCGGCGCTCACCCGGGACGGCCGCTTCAGCCTGACCGAGGCGGGAGAACTTGTCACCATCAAGGGGTACCCGGTGCTCGACGCCGGCGGCGCCCCGATCCAGGTCAACGGCGCGGCCGGCGACATAAAGGTCGGCGCCGACGGAGTCATCCACCAGAACGACACTCAGGTTGCGTCCCTCGGCCTGTACCAGGCGGATTTCAGCGGCGGCTTCATGCGTTACGACAACAGCGCCGTGATGCCTGCCATCCAGCCGGAGCCGGTGGTCGACCGATTCGACGTCGGTGTGATGCAGGGCTTCCTAGAAGAGTCGAATGTCAATGCCATTCAGGAGATGACGCAGCTCATCATGGTGACGCGCGCCTTCGACAATGTGACCGCGCTGATGCGCGACAGCGAGGGCTCGCTCGACGAGGCGATCAAGACACTCGGCGGCGCCCGCTAATACGACGGATATCTGCATGGAACGACAAGGTTCTGAGACCATTGCGACATCGACGTCACTGGCGGCCCTTGCCGGGCTCGTCGCGCGTTACGCCAATCCCGACGTCGCGATCGCACCGGGGGGGCATGTCCAGACCATTTCGCCCGGGCACTACACGGTCACCGGGCTGTCGCGGCATGTCCGGCTCGGCGATTTCGTCGCGCATAAGAGCGCGACCGGCACCCACCTCGGCGAAGTGGTCCGCGTCGAGCCGGAACGTGTCGTCGTCTGTCCGATCGAGCCTGGCGACCCGATCGGCATCCATGACGTGGTCATCCGCAAGGGAGCCTTCCGCATCGCGCCAACCGGCAACTGGTGCGGGCGCACGGTCAATGCGCTCGCCGAGCCGATCGACGGTCTCGGCCCGCTGCTGCAGGGCGAGATCCGCCGTTCGATTTCGAATGCCGCGCCGCCGTCGATGACGCGCAGACGGGTCGAGCAGGGTTTCAA includes:
- the flgF gene encoding flagellar basal-body rod protein FlgF; protein product: MQTGLYVALSSQMALEKRLNTLADNIANSNTVGFRATEVKFNQVLGDTKPTKVSYVSEGDEYLSTTSGSLARTGATLDFAVRGDAWFSIETPAGPALTRDGRFSLTEAGELVTIKGYPVLDAGGAPIQVNGAAGDIKVGADGVIHQNDTQVASLGLYQADFSGGFMRYDNSAVMPAIQPEPVVDRFDVGVMQGFLEESNVNAIQEMTQLIMVTRAFDNVTALMRDSEGSLDEAIKTLGGAR